The following proteins come from a genomic window of Miscanthus floridulus cultivar M001 chromosome 2, ASM1932011v1, whole genome shotgun sequence:
- the LOC136535909 gene encoding ABC transporter G family member 5-like — MSRFVDKLPFFDRRSSPMEEAGDIPRNGLLHMHHHQPHHSGLLMQPQPSPPAKQSSFTLAQLLKRVNEARSDASSPTSSPTHSHYTIELGGSVPGSTGSDLSERMRGGGDRGGDWPLLPFVLKFTDLTYSIKQRKKGPCLPALPFRRGGGEPAGPEVPRMKTLLDNISGEAREGEIMAVLGASGSGKSTLIDALANRIVKESLHGSVTLNGESLDSNLLKVISAYVMQDDLLYPMLTVEETLMFAAEFRLPRSLPTKEKKKRVQALIDQLGLRNAANTIIGDEGHRGVSGGERRRVSIGVDIIHDPIVLFLDEPTSGLDSTSAFMVVKVLQRIAQSGSVVVMSIHQPSYRILGLLDRLLFLSRGQTVYYGSPRALPSFFNDFGKPIPGNENPTEFALDLIRELETMPDGARDLVEHNKKWQTRMAPKAKHHDGHGEKPSLSLKEAISASISRGKLVSGATDGSVSVHSPGELAAPAAPVSKFANPFWVEMGVLTRRAFLSTKRTPEIFIIRLAAVMVTGFILATIFWRLDDSPKGVEERLGFFAIAMSTMFYTCSDSLPVFLNERYIFLRETAYNAYRRSSYVLSHTIVGFPSLIVLSFAFALTTFFAVGLAGGADGFFFFVAIVLASFWAGSGFATFLSGVVTNVMLGFPVVVSTLAYFLLFSGFFINRDRIPRYWLWFHYLSLVKYPYEAVMQNEFSDPTRCFVRGVQMFDNTPLAALPAVLKVRVLRAMSQSLGVDIGTNTCITTGPDFLRQQAVTDLTKWDCLWITVAWGFLFRILFYISLLLGSRNKRR, encoded by the coding sequence ATGTCGCGGTTCGTCGACAAGCTGCCGTTCTTTGACCGGAGGTCGTCGCCAATGGAGGAGGCCGGGGACATCCCGCGGAACGGCCTCCTGCACATGCACCACCACCAGCCGCACCACAGCGGCCTGCTCATGCAGCCGCAGCCGTCGCCGCCGGCGAAGCAGTCGTCGTTCACGCTCGCGCAGCTGCTGAAGCGCGTCAACGAGGCGCGCAGCGACGCCTCGTCGCCCACGTCCTCGCCCACGCACTCGCACTACACCATCGAGCTGGGCGGCTCCGTGCCGGGCTCCACCGGCAGCGACCTGAGCGAGCGcatgcgcggcggcggcgaccgcggCGGCGACTGGCCGCTCCTCCCGTTCGTGCTCAAGTTCACGGACCTGACGTACAGCATCAAGCAGCGGAAGAAGGGACCGTGCCTGCCGGCGCTGCCGTTCCGCCGCGGGGGCGGGGAGCCGGCCGGGCCCGAGGTGCCTCGGATGAAGACGCTGCTGGATAACATCTCCGGCGAGGCACGGGAGGGCGAGATCATGGCGGTGCTCGGCGCCAGCGGCTCTGGCAAGAGCACGCTCATCGACGCGCTCGCCAACCGCATCGTCAAGGAGAGCCTCCACGGCTCCGTCACGCTCAACGGGGAGTCGCTCGACAGCAACCTGCTCAAGGTCATCTCCGCGTACGTCATGCAGGACGATCTCCTGTACCCGATGCTCACCGTGGAGGAGACGCTCATGTTCGCCGCCGAGTTCCGTCTGCCCCGCTCGCTGCCaaccaaggagaagaagaagcgcGTGCAGGCGCTCATCGACCAGCTCGGCCTGCGCAACGCGGCCAACACCATCATCGGCGACGAGGGCCACCGCGGTGTGTCCGGCGGGGAGCGCCGCCGCGTGTCCATCGGCGTGGACATCATCCACGACCCCATCGTCCTGTTCCTCGACGAGCCCACCTCCGGGCTCGACTCCACCAGCGCGTTCATGGTGGTCAAGGTGCTGCAGCGCATCGCGCAGAGCGGCAGCGTGGTGGTCATGTCCATCCACCAGCCGAGCTACCGCATCCTCGGCCTCCTCGACCGCCTCCTGTTCCTCTCCCGCGGCCAGACGGTGTACTACGGCTCGCCACGCGCGCTGCCGTCCTTCTTCAACGACTTCGGCAAGCCCATCCCTGGAAACGAGAACCCGACGGAGTTCGCGCTCGACCTCATCAGGGAGCTGGAGACCATGCCGGACGGGGCCAGGGACCTCGTGGAGCACAACAAGAAATGGCAGACGCGCATGGCTCCCAAGGCGAAGCACCACGACGGGCACGGCGAGAAGCCGTCGCTGTCCCTGAAGGAGGCCATCAGCGCCAGCATCTCTCGCGGGAAGCTCGTGTCCGGCGCGACCGACGGATCCGTGTCGGTGCATTCGCCCGGGGAgttggcggcgccggcggccccGGTGTCGAAGTTCGCGAACCCGTTCTGGGTCGAGATGGGCGTCCTCACCCGTCGCGCGTTCCTCAGCACGAAGCGCACGCCGGAGATCTTCATCATCCGCCTAGCGGCCGTGATGGTGACGGGGTTCATCCTGGCGACCATCTTCTGGCGCCTGGACGACTCCCCCAAGGGAGTCGAGGAGCGCCTGGGCTTCTTCGCCATCGCCATGTCCACCATGTTCTACACCTGCTCCGACTCGCTCCCCGTGTTCCTCAACGAGCGCTACATCTTCCTCCGGGAGACGGCCTACAACGCGTACCGGCGGTCCTCGTACGTGCTCTCCCACACCATCGTCGGCTTCCCGTCGCTGATCGTGCTCTCCTTCGCGTTCGCGCTCACCACGTTCTTCGCCGTGGGCCTGGCCGGCGGCGCCGacggcttcttcttcttcgtgGCCATCGTGCTGGCGTCCTTCTGGGCCGGCTCTGGGTTCGCGACGTTCCTCTCTGGCGTGGTGACGAACGTGATGCTGGGTTTCCCCGTGGTGGTGTCGACGCTGGCCTACTTCCTCCTCTTCAGCGGCTTCTTCATCAACCGGGACCGCATCCCGCGGTACTGGCTCTGGTTCCACTACCTGTCGCTGGTCAAGTACCCGTACGAGGCGGTGATGCAGAACGAGTTCAGCGACCCGACGCGGTGCTTCGTGCGGGGCGTGCAGATGTTCGACAACACGCCGCTGGCGGCGCTGCCGGCGGTGCTCAAGGTGCGGGTGCTGCGCGCCATGAGCCAGTCGCTGGGCGTGGACATCGGCACGAACACGTGCATCACAACGGGGCCAGACTTCCTGCGGCAGCAGGCCGTGACGGACCTCACCAAGTGGGACTGCCTCTGGATCACCGTCGCTTGGGGGTTCCTCTTCCGCATCCTCTTCTACATTTCGCTGCTGCTCGGGAGCAGGAACAAGAGGAGGTGA
- the LOC136535907 gene encoding uncharacterized protein, with protein sequence MATPLSSPFAPTTLHSPLRHRALLLPFPPRAASSGEDTAAADQEQTPPAATKTATADDDFEQRVLQIKSRVGPKKRGARKKKAAASSASANAVTLPPVPLREPRSALGFTAYSERLNGALAAVGLAAVLLVELGSGQALVKYHQPATLFLQAYTIAAAATLFVKYEKERISTWPGPPAK encoded by the coding sequence ATGGCGACGCCGCTCTCCAGCCCGTTTGCTCCCACCACCCTCCACTCCCCTCTCCGGCACCGCGCCCTGCTGCTGCCGTTCCCTCCCCGTGCGGCCTCCTCCGGCGAGGACACCGCAGCAGCCGACCAGGAGCAGACACCCCCGGCGGCCACCAAGACGGCCACCGCGGACGACGACTTCGAGCAGCGCGTCCTACAGATCAAGTCCCGCGTCGGGCCCAAGAAGCGCGGCGCGCGCAAGAAGAAGGCCGCGGCGTCGTCCGCGTCCGCCAACGCCGTGACGCTCCCGCCCGTGCCGCTGCGGGAGCCCCGGTCGGCGCTCGGCTTCACGGCGTACAGCGAGCGGCTCAACGGCGCGCTGGCCGCGGTGGGGCTCGCCGCGGTGCTGCTCGTGGAGCTGGGCTCCGGGCAGGCCCTGGTGAAGTACCACCAGCCTGCCACGCTGTTCCTGCAGGCGTACACCATCGCCGCGGCCGCCACACTGTTCGTCAAGTACGAGAAAGAGCGGATCAGCACGTGGCCGGGGCCGCCGGCTAAGTGA